The following proteins are co-located in the Solea senegalensis isolate Sse05_10M linkage group LG12, IFAPA_SoseM_1, whole genome shotgun sequence genome:
- the glod5 gene encoding glyoxalase domain-containing protein 5 encodes MALRTVVNRLSHFQRHSFKIVTIQTPGAVKFKTTCPIELSHLDHLVLTVKSVPDTITFYTSVLGMEVITFKGTRKALCFGQQKINLHQLGQEFEPKAKHPTSGSADLCLITSTPLGTVAAHLKDCGVKIEEGPVERSGAAGPITSLYFRDPDHNLIEVSKYNQSTSDGSS; translated from the exons ATGGCGCTCCGCACCGTCGTTAACCGTCTGTCACATTTTCAGAGACACTCTTTCAAG ATTGTCACCATTCAAACACCAGGAGCTGTCAAATTCAAAACAACTTGTCCCATAGAATTGAGTCACCTGGACCATTTGGTTCTCACAGTGAAAAGTGTCCCAGACACCATCACATTCTACACCTCAGTCCTTGGCATGGAGGTCATCACGTTcaag GGAACCCGTAAGGCTCTGTGTTTTGGCCAACAGAAGATTAACCTTCACCAGCTAGGTCAGGAGTTTGAACCCAAAGCCAAGCATCCGACCTCAGGCTCTGCAGACCTGTGTCTTATCACCAGCACCCCTCTGGGGACAGTTGCTGCACATCTGAAG GACTGTGGAGTCAAGATAGAAGAAGGTCCTGTGGAGAGGAGCGGGGCTGCCGGTCCCATCACGTCTCTGTACTTCAGGGATCCAGACCACAATCTCATTGAAGTGTCAAAGTATAACCAGTCAACATCAGATGGGTCATCTTGA
- the rlim gene encoding E3 ubiquitin-protein ligase RLIM, producing MEGSDSMEQGGSGQSESQRRRQLDRLDREEAFYQFVNNLSDEDYRLMRDNNLLGTPGEVTEDELFNRLQQIKDGPEQQNSNPSTETGEEPVVQPENPEDPANGDSLLDWLNTVRRTGNTTRTGHRGNQSWRAVSQTNPNSGDFRFSLEISVNRNLAEQQAAAEGEQESPEGQEVAANAEPQVPMETEVVEEPVVEELAVIVETEPELEEVVSQEILEESPSSPAPAPIQPPLSPSPRRGQRRPRSHSPEPRRTRARAARSRSPLSLDQLDGLGNARQAHTSQGSNTATTSPPVPQMEGSSRTRQHVLTRQSTADSDVQPPRASSESVPEVHNVEPQEGEGGGGEGGGEGGGEGGAAGRRPPTIMFDLQVRRVHPGEYWQRDSIASRTRSRSQNSNNTFLYESERGGFRRTFSRSERAGVRTYVSTIRIPIRRISDAGLGEATSIALQSMIRQIMTGFGELGYLMDSHSDSSDSNRGASTPTDLGETLNNPDAAAAAVAAATAAAAAAAAAAPAPAAAAPTAAAPVAAAPAAPAAAAPVADVGGSPVAAGVTARTVEPDVVEALATGPPASGGRARSRPPVSLEEPSSLPFLRLAHFFLLNDDDDDQPQGLTKEQIDNLSMRNFGENDALKTCSVCITEYAEGNKLRKLPCSHEYHVHCIDRWLSENSTCPICRRAVLVSANRESVV from the exons ATGGAAGGGTCTGACAGTATGGAGCAGGGTGGCAGTGGCCAATCAGAGTCACAGCGTAGAAGGCAGTTGGACCGCCTGGACAGGGAGGAGGCCTTCTACCAGTTTGTCAACAATCTCAGTGATGAGGACTATCGTCTCATGAGAGACAACAATCTCTTGGGAACCCCCG GAGAGGTAACAGAGGATGAGTTGTTTAACAGACTTCAGCAAATCAAAGATGGTCCAGAACAGCAGAATAGCAATCCTAGTACAGAAACTGGAGAAGAGCCAGTTG TGCAACCAGAAAACCCAGAGGATCCTGCTAATGGTGATAGTCTACTTGACTGGCTGAACACAGTAAGGCGCACAGGCAACACAACCAGAACTGGTCATCGTGGAAATCAATCATGGCGGGCTGTAAGCCAGACCAACCCAAACAGTGGTGATTTTCGCTTCAGCCTCGAAATCAGTGTTAACCGCAACCTGGCAGAACAACAGGCAGCCGCTGAAGGGGAGCAAGAGTCTCCAGAGGGTCAAGAGGTGGCTGCAAATGCTGAACCACAGGTTCCCATGGAGACAGAAGTGGTGGAAGAACCAGTGGTAGAGGAGTTGGCTGTCATAGTAGAAACTGAGCCTGAACTAGAAGAAGTTGTTTCACAAGAGATTTTAGAAGAATCTCCCAGCTCACCTGCTCCCGCGCCGATACAACCCCCGCTTTCTCCTTCTCCACGCAGAGGACAAAGGAGACCCCGAAGCCACAGTCCAGAACCACGCAGGACCAGAGCTCGTGCAGCCAGGAGCCGCTCCCCTCTCAGCTTGGATCAGCTAGATGGTCTTGGAAATGCTCGTCAGGCTCACACCTCACAAGGTTCTAACACTGCTACCACTTCTCCCCCTGTGCCTCAAATGGAGGGTAGTTCACGGACTCGACAACATGTTCTTACCAGGCAAAGCACAGCTGACAGTGATGTTCAGCCACCTAGGGCTAGTTCAGAATCTGTCCCAGAGGTCCATAACGTTGAACCTCAGGAAGGAGAAGGTGGTGGTGGAGAAGGCGGTGGCGAAGGCGGTGGAGAAGGCGGTGCAGCAGGACGGCGCCCCCCAACTATAATGTTTGATCTTCAGGTGCGCCGTGTACATCCAGGTGAATATTGGCAAAGAGACAGCATTGCCAGCCGCACACGCTCACGTTCTCAGAactcaaacaacacatttctttatGAGAGTGAACGAGGTGGTTTTCGTAGGACTTTTTCACGCTCTGAGCGAGCTGGTGTGAGGACCTATGTCAGCACCATTCGCATCCCTATCCGAAGAATTTCTGATGCAGGTTTGGGAGAGGCAACCTCAATTGCTCTCCAATCAATGATTAGACAGATTATGACTGGTTTTGGTGAACTTGGCTACCTCATGGATTCACACTCAGATTCTTCAGATTCAAATCGTGGAGCTAGCACACCTACAGATCTCGGTGAAACCCTAAACAACcccgatgctgctgctgccgctgtcgCCGCCGCcactgccgctgccgctgctgctgctgctgcagcacctgcacccgctgctgctgcacccactgctgctgcacccgttgctgctgcacctgctgcacctgctgctgctgcacccgTTGCTGATGTTGGTGGATCACCTGTGGCTGCTGGAGTAACAGCAAGGACAGTTGAGCCTGATGTGGTTGAGGCCCTCGCCACTGGACCACCTGCCTCTGGTGGCAGGGCTCGATCTCGACCACCAGTTAGCCTAGAGGAGCCCAGCTCACTGCCTTTCCTGCGGCTTGCCCACTTCTTTCTTCtaaatgatgatgacgatgatcaGCCCCAAGGGCTCACTAAAGAGCAGATTGACAACCTCTCCATGCGCAACTTTGGCGAGAACGATGCCTTGAAAACCTGCAGTGTCTGCATAACTGAGTATGCAGAAGGTAACAAGCTACGTAAGCTTCCCTGTTCTCATGAGTACCATGTGCACTGCATTGATCGTTGGCTGTCTGAAAACTCCACCTGCCCCATCTGCCGCAGAGCTGTACTGGTCTCAGCCAATCGAGAAAGTGTGGTGTAG
- the nexmifb gene encoding neurite extension and migration factor — MDVLTDSSLTLIVKTSEPENANILETTGVCEPSGDLSLCGLIDAALPPSSPHPDAETPQQPCLTHQRITAASPTLPLPIGTDPSLGLTAASCPSADDSSTVVPQLHHTPTPTPLPTTAINSWSSGGNTQKTPPTLPIVLPLSATMMEPGTMSALTEECLLQPSRTCLGCFIETNDATDPSSIQNPPHDPNASPDTETGLSVRIGDVTREDFSDINNISIQCLSHAGETVSHYGEQLLSDQLLSFPMPKAPDEGKRVDGNKTTEDCDDPEDDATAKNLYEGLLLDKVSGEEVLLANAGQDWGYFESFISESKMELLDLCSKNELSVNLFSEEDVDNLFDDEDDDSTLSSDVCSLKIRYESFQDNMREKTNVLQEETQFNFFPSVLANCAKKEDGVGVLRRSTEELQPKTDELILETGQEGKAGDCSGASPTDGSQGSPMSTPKVSYLIDFTSTEESGEFSDDSSCTGSSSDTLQEGKFKKGHSKRFLSPSNPLNYGLRSKRKVRYSDDYLYDVDSLESEKNAEKKEKAPAGQKEEEDVDWCPKKRRKSCRKEPPVVIKYIIINRFKGERLMSVKLGKLDPVDDSVSLNADTVSKYETLAPLKDFWQERQRERQEQLKLVARDKQRSFHLNGRHHRPFNSSHPKRKYKIANRLKVQRIHAVEQSATVQGSPLSDLGQGGVTKEEATHMAGGIIDPGLPVTLDTNSITHLVTAKSRSQEREEREGRRLGGNKTVRIRKFKSEARLRSQKMKQAEREEGKSVTNETDACVAAAQIEDPAAGLEQAGSSSTAVKSHFPDNTTTAHTSEEEFPFVSSTCSSEKASSSEEVEAGVPVIPGGYLQTLLDATDSSGGAAIPYFPQQPSRQQYPVGLSLEEKQFSSLQLAQSCVLSPPSESELQQSPQNCPSFPQMWHPQLCASHSQSFGPETPETPILPNNFSGAVPLNDNLSVSNYSQLSPEADRLLYEKSYLNEAGLQPGADLQVCQSAGVDGQVQYQRGSLCTDNGRLISYDSVGSLSASSSNYSSLSLKSCEREGEEEGRDSFLAHCSPKVVIQQSVDALTPLRESSDLLDISNFTPDKFRHSSLSELSPPETPNLSPQVVGREIKMAGNVGEYQDVNDITIDCNREVKWNCDVLQQQEHTANAYTVEDSQFPLHNFNNQDVLCLDKKELGVTEFDEQTGEMLAGAKSIKSKRKGNCKQTAAAQSSKKARAPRAPKSEKVKMPKQNSRSTKKIKAMLEGKAAKNQAAGCGPGLTDSSSTGDWSGTGWSESNNLVGDDQREFEEPSNILSNIVSGMAEVQRFMMASIEPLWNPMSEACTPSEANSLNLKTLKILAGTEADLKKKGATLTGAGRGRKAGGKGGKNQAKFNPSHPLFPQLALGCNMFDKPNFINPGPAHKKLYRHKTSAKFPRIETLKGKRGERDQNKDIALMTSFEKLR; from the exons ATGGATGTGTTAACAGACAGCAGTCTCACATTGATTGTGAAGACTTCAGAACCAGAGAATGCAAATATACTGGAGACCACAG gAGTATGTGAGCCGAGTGGTGATCTGAGTCTTTGCGGGCTCATTGATGCTGCTCTCCCTCCATCCTCACCTCATCCTGATGCAGAGACTCCACAGCAGCCTTGCCTAACACACCAGAGGATCACAGCTGCATCGCCAACCCTACCCCTGCCCATTGGCACTGACCCATCTTTGGGCCTGACAGCAGCCTCTTGCCCTTCCGCTGATGACTCTTCCACTGTAGTCCCCCAACTTCACCACACTCCCACACCCACACCACTCCCCACCACAGCTATAAACTCGTGGAGCTCAGGTGGAAACACCCAGAAGACTCCACCTACTCTACCCATTGTCCTCCCGCTGTCAGCTACAATGATGGAGCCTGGCACCATGTCTGCCCTGACAGAGGAGTGCCTTCTTCAGCCTTCCCGCACATGCCTGGGCTGCTTCATTGAAACCAATGATGCCACTGACCCCAGTTCCATACAGAACCCGCCCCATGACCCTAACGCCAGCCCCGACACAGAGACTGGGCTAAGTGTGAGGATAGGGGATGTGACCCGAGAGGACTTTTctgacatcaacaacatcagcaTCCAGTGCCTGAGCCATGCAGGGGAAACAGTGAGTCACTATGGAGAGCAGCTCCTCTCTGACCAGTTACTTAGCTTTCCTATGCCGAAAGCCCCAGATGAGGGCAAAAGAGTggatggaaacaaaacaacagaagatTGTGATGATCCAGAGGATGATGCAACAGCTAAGAACTTGTATGAGGGACTGCTACTTGACAAAGTGAGTGGAGAAGAGGTTCTGTTGGCGAATGCTGGCCAGGACTGGGGATACTTTGAGTCCTTTATCAGTGAGAGTAAGATGGAACTGCTTGACCTTTGCTCTAAGAATGAACTATCAGTCAACCTCTTCTCTGAGGAAGATGTTGACAATCTttttgatgatgaagatgatgattcAACACTAAGCAGCGATGTATGTTCACTTAAGATTCGATATGAGTCTTTCCAGGACAACATGAGGGAAAAAACTAATGTGCTCCAGGAGGAGACACAATTTAACTTTTTCCCCAGTGTCCTGGCCAATTGTGCCAAGAAAGAGGATGGAGTGGGAGTCCTGAGGAGGAGTACTGAGGAGCTGCAGCCCAAAACAGATGAGCTCATCCTGGAGACAGGGCAGGAGGGAAAAGCTGGGGACTGCAGCGGTGCAAGCCCCACTGATGGCTCCCAAGGTTCACCCATGTCTACTCCCAAAGTCAGTTACTTAATAGACTTCACTTCCACAGAGGAGTCAGGAGAATTCAGCGATGACAGCTCCTGTACTGGATCCTCCTCAGATACCCTGCAGGAGGGCAAATTTAAAAAGGGTCATTCAAAGAGATTTCTCAGCCCCTCCAACCCTCTCAACTATGGCTTACGCTCCAAGAGAAAGGTTCGATATAGTGATGATTACTTATATGACGTTGACTCACTTGAAAGTGAGAAGAatgcagagaaaaaagagaaagctcCCGCTGGtcaaaaagaggaggaggatgtagACTGGTGCCCCAAAAAGCGCCGGAAATCATGTCGTAAAGAGCCACCTGTGGTCATCAAGTACATTATAATCAACAGGTTTAAAGGAGAGAGACTCATGTCAGTGAAGCTGGGCAAGTTAGACCCTGTGGATGATAGTGTGAGTTTAAATGCAGACACAGTAAGCAAATATGAGACACTGGCTCCTCTGAAGGATTTCTGGCAAGAgaggcaaagagagagacaggaacaGCTTAAGCTGGTTGCCAGAGATAAACAACGCAGTTTTCATCTAAATGGACGCCACCATCGCCCTTTTAATTCAAGTCATCCCAAAAGGAAATACAAGATTGCAAACAGGCTTAAGGTTCAGAGGATTCACGCTGTGGAACAATCAGCAACAGTACAGGGCTCCCCTCTCTCTGATCTGGGCCAGGGAGGTGTCACTAAAGAGGAGGCCACCCACATGGCAGGGGGAATAATAGATCCAGGACTCCCAGTCACATTAGACACAAACTCCATCACACACTTGGTCACAGCCAAGAGCCGCTCCcaggagagggaagagagagaggggagaagatTGGGAGGAAATAAAACAGTCAGAATAAGGAAATTCAAAAGCGAAGCTAGGCTGAGGAGCCAGAAAATGAAACAggcagaaagagaggagggaaagagtGTGACAAATGAAACTGATGCCTGTGTTGCTGCAGCACAGATTGAGGACCCCGCTGCTGGGTTAGAACAGGCAGGCAGTAGCTCAACTGCAGTCAAATCCCATTTCCCTGACAATACCACCACTGCGCACACGTCTGAGGAGGAATTCCCCTTTGTTTCTTCCACCTGCTCGTCTGAAAAAGCTTCCTCctcagaggaggtggaggcaggTGTCCCTGTCATCCCGGGGGGCTACCTGCAGACCCTGTTAGATGCTACAGACTCTTCTGGTGGAGCAGCTATCCCATATTTCCCCCAGCAGCCCTCTAGGCAGCAGTATCCTGTGGGGTTATCTCTAGAGGAGAAacagttttcttctctgcagctcGCTCAGAGCTGTGTCCTCTCGCCTCCCTCTGAGTCCGAGCTCCAGCAGTCTCCCCAGAACTGCCCCAGTTTCCCCCAGATGTGGCACCCACAGCTCTGTGCAAGTCACAGCCAGAGCTTTGGGCCAGAGACCCCTGAGACTCCAATCCTACCCAACAACTTCTCAGGTGCTGTGCCCCTGAACGACAACCTGTCAGTGTCTAACTACAGCCAGCTGAGCCCTGAGGCTGACAGGCTGCTTTATGAGAAGAGCTACCTGAATGAGGCTGGGCTGCAGCCTGGGGCAGATCTGCAAGTGTGTCAGTCTGCCGGTGTGGATGGCCAGGTGCAATACCAGAGAGGGTCCTTGTGTACAGATAACGGCAGGCTCATCAGCTATGACTCAGTGGGCTCTCTGTCAGCCTCCTCCAGCAATTACAGCTCCCTCAGCCTCAAGTCCTGTGAacgagagggagaggaggaaggccGAGACAGTTTCTTAGCTCACTGCAGTCCAAAAGTGGTGATTCAGCAGAGTGTGGATGCCCTTACTCCACTCAGGGAGTCCTCAGACCTGCTGGATATCTCTAACTTCACCCCTGACAAGTTTAGACACTCATCACTGTCTGAGCTCTCCCCTCCCGAGACCCCCAACCTGTCCCCGCAGGTGGTGGGGCGTGAAATAAAGATGGCGGGAAATGTGGGAGAATACCAGGATGTGAATGATATAACTATTGACTGCAATAGGGAGGTAAAGTGGAACTGTGACGTTTTGCAGCAACAAGAGCACACAGCAAATGCATACACAGTGGAAGACAGCCAATTTCCACTGCACAACTTCAACAATCAGGATGTGTTATGTTTAGATAAAAAGGAGTTGGGAGTTACAGAATTTGATGAACAGACTGGTGAGATGTTGGCTGGTGCGAAAAGCATCAAATCAAAGCGGAAAGGCAATTGCaaacaaactgctgcagcacagagctCAAAGAAAGCCCGGGCTCCACGAGCTCCcaagtcagaaaaggtcaagaTGCCAAAACAGAACTCACGTTCCACTAAAAAGATAAAGGCCATGTTAGAGGGTAAGGCAGCAAAGAACCAGGCAGCTGGTTGTGGTCCAGGCCTGACTGACAGTAGCAGTACTGGGGACTGGTCTGGCACTGGCTGGTCAGAGAGCAACAATCTGGTAGGGGATGACCAGAGAGAATTCGAGGAGCCCTCCAATATTCTGTCCAACATTGTCTCTGGCATGGCTGAGGTCCAAAGGTTCATGATGGCCTCCATTGAGCCACTGTGGAATCCCATGTCAGAGGCCTGTACACCCTCTGAGGCCAATAGCCTCAACCTAAAGACCCTCAAAATCTTGGCAGGTACAGAGGCTGACCTGAAGAAAAAAGGAGCCACGCTAACAGGGGCGGGGAGAGGCAGGAAGGCTGGAGGAAAGGGAGGCAAAAACCAGGCCAAATTCAACCCCTCTCATCCCTTATTCCCTCAACTAGCACTGGGCTGTAACATGTTTGATAAACCCAACTTTATTAACCCCGGGCCTGCACACAAAAAGCTGTACCGCCACAAGACCAGTGCAAAGTTCCCTCGGATTGAGACACTGAAGGGGAAGCGAGGTGAGAGAGACCAAAATAAGGACATAGCACTGATGACCTCTTTTGAGAAACTGAGGTAA